In Erigeron canadensis isolate Cc75 chromosome 1, C_canadensis_v1, whole genome shotgun sequence, a single window of DNA contains:
- the LOC122585073 gene encoding uncharacterized protein At1g76070-like — translation MEQQQQKTTSRSMSKIMKFLPRATSSVSFQNPPLYSPKKEKKLSEKTHNKSNLGKGFSGPLVTLVVPSENRRKLTKNDPTFTLKFEPTSPRVSCMGQVKCKHYRKAAGAMAKINNKPTPNKVSRATSYTPERTYNNKEIIDLEKADNPVVVKNKKNKLGNLRSIFGSSRKSDATNNKSKTDNYNSDVIIPKGPCLSTMKRFSSGRDAFTNFDWTTQVAPLDEKLDRGSDDEVEVKMPSSAPVIVRNNNIGVCDNFVRIGGVSLEPRKEINLWKRRTMAQPQPLQLHVN, via the coding sequence atggaacaacaacaacaaaaaacaacatcaagatcaaTGAGCAAAATCATGAAGTTTCTACCAAGAGCAACATCATCTGTTTCTTTTCAAAACCCTCCACTTTATAGcccaaagaaagaaaaaaaattatcagaAAAGACTCACAATAAATCCAATCTTGGTAAAGGCTTTTCTGGCCCTTTGGTCACCCTAGTCGTTCCATCAGAAAACCGTCGTAAATTAACCAAAAACGACCCAACGTTCACACTAAAATTTGAACCTACCTCTCCTAGAGTCTCATGCATGGGTCAAGTCAAGTGCAAACACTACCGAAAAGCCGCTGGAGCTATGGCTAAGATCAACAACAAACCAACACCTAATAAAGTGTCACGCGCCACGTCTTATACGCCCGAAAGAACTTACAACAACAAAGAAATTATTGATCTAGAAAAGGCAGATAATCCGGTGGTtgtaaagaacaagaaaaataaGCTAGGTAATTTACGTAGCATATTTGGAAGTAGTAGAAAATCGGATGCAACAAACAACAAGTCCAAAACGGATAATTATAATTCGGATGTTATAATACCAAAAGGGCCATGTTTAAGTACAATGAAAAGATTTTCAAGTGGGAGAGATGCGTTTACGAATTTTGATTGGACAACACAAGTGGCACCTTTAGATGAGAAATTAGATAGAGGAAGTGATGATGAAGTGGAGGTCAAGATGCCATCATCAGCACCTGTGATAGTGAGAAACAATAATATTGGTGTTTGTGACAACTTTGTTAGAATTGGTGGTGTGAGTTTAGAGCCAAGAAAAGAGATTAATTTGTGGAAGAGAAGAACCATGgctcaacctcaacctcttcaattgcatgttaattaa
- the LOC122591017 gene encoding receptor-like protein 49, with protein MGGQRGIGVHIVFLSLFSLATMYTCLGAQNITTGCSEHERLALLKFKNIIKNDYKMFSSWVGKDCCSWKGVRCDGASGSVVGLDLRGNLQYFNSCGGRFGTAVDENYLLDEKHFIDSKEMDSSLAELRHLEYLDLSGNYFHGSQIPEFVGTLKQLSYLNLSNAGFSGNIPHYIGNLSNLKVLDLNSYSQELMVGDMAWISGLSSLDHLDLSGVDLSGARNRHRVLYMIPSLTDLSLSCCGFANSDLAGPHLNSSRMLPNIRRLDLSWNWIEGRFPSVLTNMSSLLALDLSGNLLDSSIPIIPSLQKLVLSHNDIQHIEHIGIWGQCHLKHLSVSENYLGELNGPSTNISNCSHYAFELLDLSRNGFTGFLPESFGRLTSLRVLYLGSNSLKGPIPKALGRLRFLERLDLSYNQLDGPIPTITGQLKELNLQNNQLTGPIPASLGGLASLEVFSVSSNSLNGTLPVQIGQLTKLNYLDISNNSLEGVILEAHFANHLMLKYLDATSNPNLTVNISREWMPPFQLRILRMGSCKIAAEFPQWLRNQTNLRELDLSNSSISGNLPTWMRKMPLIPWLDLSYNKLTGPLTNLPCGNPLIVFWLFGSNFYPESLHLERFGLPGPLYLKNNLFTGPIPKSLCKWTHLEILDLSLNRISGKIPRCLENLINLKAMVFSSNELSGVIPDFRGNLSESLTWLDFNNNNLSGVLPNSLGNFYDLRVLDLGDNSLSGSIPKWMGDKLVHLVILRLHKNYLSGRLPRSLCLKKGLQILDISQNNITGVIPSCFKELSGMVIGSHESIHNGTASSNLNIRQVMKGVDLRYTTTLQLVVNMDLSSNKLVGEIPEELTNLSMLVGLNLSHNNLSGSIPDNIGNLKALISLDFSANELTGTIPSCLSALNFLTYLNLSHNNLSGRIPTGNQLQTLTDPSIYAGNRDLCGAPLPRNCSNPDDPPTIPHEPNFKPTKEPKKVWFYLDIIGGFATGFWGIIGVLVFKKRWRQKLFIFSERTMDKIYVAFVVRVAKIKRRREA; from the coding sequence ATGGGGGGTCAGCGGGGTATAGGAGTTCATATcgtttttttaagtttgttttcACTTGCAACCATGTATACTTGCTTGGGTGCTCAAAATATCACAACGGGTTGTTCTGAACACGAGAGACTAGCCCTTCTCAAGTTCAAAAACATCATAAAAAATGACTACAAAATGTTTTCATCATGGGTTGGTAAGGATTGTTGCTCGTGGAAAGGAGTCCGTTGTGATGGTGCCAGTGGAAGTGTTGTCGGTCTTGATCTCAGGGGAAACCTACaatattttaattcatgtgGTGGAAGGTTTGGCACGGCCGTTGACGAGAACTACTTACTTGATGAAAAGCATTTCATAGATAGTAAAGAGATGGACTCTTCTTTAGCTGAGTTGAGGCATTTAGAATATTTGGACTTAAGTGGGAATTATTTTCATGGAAGTCAAATTCCCGAGTTTGTTGGAACATTGAAACAACTAAGTTACCTGAATCTTTCTAATGCCGGTTTCAGTGGTAATATACCCCATTATATTGGAAATCTTTCCAATCTGAAGGTTCTTGATCTCAATTCATATTCACAAGAGTTGATGGTCGGTGATATGGCATGGATTTCTGGCCTTTCATCACTTGACCATCTCGACCTGTCTGGAGTGGATCTTAGCGGAGCAAGAAATCGTCACCGGGTGCTCTACATGATTCCGTCGTTAACAGATCTAAGTTTGTCGTGCTGTGGATTTGCAAATTCTGATCTTGCAGGTCCTCATCTTAATTCAAGTCGAATGCTTCCCAACATTAGACGCCTGGATCTTAGCTGGAATTGGATTGAAGGCAGATTTCCATCTGTTCTAACGAACATGAGTTCCCTATTAGCGCTTGACCTTTCAGGAAACTTACTGGATTCTTCGATTCCCATCATACCTAGCCTTCAAAAGCTTGTCCTTTCTCATAATGACATTCAGCATATTGAGCATATTGGAATATGGGGACAATGTCATCTCAAGCATTTGAGTGTGTCAGAAAATTACTTAGGAGAACTGAATGGCCCGTCAACAAACATATCCAACTGTTCCCATTACGCTTTCGAGCTGTTGGATTTATCTAGGAATGGATTTACCGGTTTTCTTCCAGAATCATTTGGAAGACTAACCAGTTTAAGAGTATTATATCTCGGGTCAAACAGTTTGAAAGGTCCCATCCCAAAAGCTTTGGGGAGATTAAGATTTTTAGAAAGACTAGATCTATCTTACAACCAGTTAGACGGTCCCATTCCAACAATCACCGGGCAACTAAAAGAATTGAATCTACAAAACAATCAGTTGACTGGCCCTATCCCAGCATCTCTAGGAGGACTGGCTTCATTAGAAGTATTTTCAGTCTCATCAAATTCCTTAAATGGGACACTTCCGGTTCAAATTGGACAACTAACCAAGCTCAATTATCTAGATATCTCTAACAACTCTTTAGAAGGAGTAATATTAGAGGCCCATTTTGCTAACCACTTGATGTTGAAGTACTTGGATGCCACCTCCAATCCCAACTTAACAGTGAATATTTCACGCGAGTGGATGCCCCCATTCCAGCTGAGAATACTTCGAATGGGTTCATGCAAGATTGCAGCTGAATTTCCTCAGTGGTTACGAAATCAAACGAATCTAAGAGAGTTAGACTTGTCAAATTCAAGCATTTCTGGAAATCTTCCTACGTGGATGCGAAAGATGCCACTCATTCCCTGGTTAGATCTCTCTTACAACAAACTCACAGGACCACTAACAAACCTTCCTTGCGGCAACCCCTTAATTGTGTTTTGGCTGTTTGGCTCGAACTTTTATCCAGAGTCATTGCATTTGGAAAGGTTTGGGCTTCCAGGGCCATTGTATTTGAAAAATAACCTTTTCACTGGACCAATTCCAAAGTCCTTGTGCAAGTGGACACACTTGGAAATTCTTGATCTTTCGTTAAATAGGATATCCGGGAAGATTCCTCGATGTCTAGAGAATCTCATAAACTTGAAGGCAATGGTATTTAGTTCAAATGAGCTATCGGGGGTTATTCCAGATTTCCGTGGCAATCTTTCTGAATCTCTGACCTGGTTAGACTTCAACAACAATAACTTGAGTGGAGTGCTTCCTAATTCCTTGGGAAATTTCTATGACTTAAGAGTTCTGGATTTGGGCGATAACAGCTTATCTGGAAGCATACCCAAATGGATGGGAGACAAGCTTGTACATCTAGTGATTCTGAGACTACATAAAAATTACTTGAGTGGAAGACTTCCTCGATCTTTGTGCCTAAAGAAGGGTCTTCAAATTTTAGACATTTCTCAAAACAACATAACAGGAGTTATCCCTAGCTGTTTCAAAGAGTTAAGTGGCATGGTAATTGGTAGCCATGAATCAATTCATAATGGTACTGCCAGTTCCAACTTAAACATTCGTCAGGTCATGAAAGGTGTTGATCTTAGATATACAACAACCCTGCAGTTAGTTGTTAATATGGACCTTTCAAGTAATAAACTAGTTGGAGAAATACCGGAAGAGCTAACAAACCTTTCTATGTTGGTAGGTTTAAATTTGTCTCATAATAATCTCAGTGGGAGTATCCCCGATAACATTGGGAACTTGAAGGCGTTAATCTCTCTCGATTTCTCAGCAAATGAGTTGACAGGGACGATCCCTTCTTGCTTGTCAGCATTGAATTTTTTGACCTACTTGAATTTGTCGCACAATAATTTGTCAGGACGAATTCCAACAGGAAACCAATTGCAGACCCTTACTGATCCATCAATATACGCTGGTAATAGAGATCTATGTGGTGCCCCACTGCCAAGGAATTGCTCCAATCCTGATGACCCACCCACCATACCACATGAGCCCAACTTCAAACCAACTAAGGAGCCTAAAAAGGTATGGTTTTACTTGGATATAATAGGTGGTTTTGCAACAGGATTTTGGGGCATTATTGGTGTATTGGTGTTCAAAAAGCGATGGAGACAGAAGCTTTTTATATTTTCCGAGAGAACCATGGACAAGATATATGTTGCATTTGTGGTGAGAGTTGCCAAGATAAAGAGACGAAGAGAAGCGTAA
- the LOC122591028 gene encoding receptor-like protein EIX2 has protein sequence MGNLKCLRLNLIFATFFVAAMTYTCWGSPNISASAGCSKQERLSLLKFKNTIADDFGMLSSWVGNDCCRWIGVHCDNTSGSHVVGLNLKGNYDHFDIPLFPSDLPPVKPHFLSSLRVLDLSISNSLQLLLMADDMSWVSGLSSLQHLILTQVDLSGARNRGMVLYKIPSLIELRLGDCGVTIADLGAHYDLSITLPNLQHLDLSQMTDSLNYPNKTNIPDPESLESLGKLTNLRVLRLTSNRLAGPIPEALGRLRYLEVFNLSSNQLHGPIPTFLGQLMTIFDLSNNQLNGSIPASLGRLTALTDLHLESNRLTGPIPASLGNLSSLKVFSLSSNLINGNIPLSIGKFTKLVSFDVSNNSLDGAVSETHLVNLSMLKYLDISYNSMLMFQVSRDWIPPFQLRSIRLSSCKLVDQEFPQWLRTQMNLEELVMSNANISGPLPRWLQKMSIIRSLDLSHNKLTWSLRNLPLAVYLDRQATLLLQDNLFNGSIPTLICSRQDLSVLNLSRNRLTDKLPNCLGNLSLSALLISSNELSGIVPDSIGTSGALWIKPDDNYFTGELPRDIWNSHFLQVLDVGENEFSGVLPDITGNEFLKVVRLHNNNFTGSIPASWCNSSYLHILDVARNSLTGPIPRCFGELSSMVDAKILASDGIDSEFDASVIQVIKGFDLEYTKTLKFVTNMDLSSNQLTGEIPQELTSLILLIGLNLSHNHLSGNIPQKIGNMKALNSLDFSANELSGMIPPSISDLNFLSYLNLSHNNLSGRIPTGNQLQTFTDQPSIYTGNRDLCGAPLPRNCSNPDDPPTIISQPNFKLAEEPKKVWFYLDILSGFATGFWGIVVVLVFKKRWRKKLFMFSERTMDKIYIAVVVRVAKLKGGNEAK, from the exons ATGGGGAACCTGAAGTGTTTGAGGCTTAATCTcatttttgcaactttttttgtAGCTGCAATGACATATACGTGTTGGGGTTCTCCAAATATATCAGCGTCAGCGGGTTGCTCTAAGCAAGAACGGCTCTCCCTTCTTAAGTTCAAAAACACTATTGCAGATGATTTTGGCATGCTCTCATCATGGGTTGGCAACGATTGTTGCCGCTGGATAGGAGTTCACTGTGATAATACTTCGGGTAGTCATGTTGTCGGCCTTAATCTTAAAGGAAATTATGACCATTTTGACATTCCCCTATTTCCCTCTGACCTCCCTCCCGTGAAACCACATTTCCTTTCTAG TTTGAGGGTTCTTGATCTTAGCATCTCCAACAGCCTGCAGCTGCTGCTGATGGCAGATGATATGTCATGGGTTTCGGGTCTTTCTTCACTCCAGCATCTCATCTTGACCCAGGTGGATCTTAGTGGAGCTAGAAATCGCGGCATGGTTCTATACAAGATCCCTTCATTAATAGAATTAAGGTTGGGAGACTGTGGAGTGACTATTGCTGATCTTGGTGCTCATTACGATTTAAGTATTACTCTTCCCAACCTCCAACACCTGGATCTTAGCCAGATGACGGACTCCTTAAATTacccaaacaaaacaaacattCCAGATCCAGAATCTTTAGAATCTCTAGGAAAACTGACCAATCTACGAGTCTTACGTCTCACATCAAACAGATTGGCTGGTCCTATCCCTGAAGCCCTGGGAAGACTGAGGTATTTAGAAGTATTTAATCTATCTTCAAACCAGTTACATGGTCCCATTCCAACATTTCTCGGGCAGCTCATGACCATATTTGATCTGTCTAATAATCAATTGAACGGTTCCATTCCAGCATCCTTGGGAAGATTAACAGCTTTGACGGATCTGCATCTAGAATCAAACCGGTTAACTGGCCCCATTCCTGCCTCTCTAGGAAATCTTTcttcattaaaagtattttcaCTGTCCTCAAATCTGATAAATGGGAATATTCCACTTTCGATTGGGAAATTCACCAAACTAGTTTCTTTTGATGTCTCTAACAATTCTTTAGACGGAGCAGTTTCTGAAACCCATCTTGTTAATCTGTCCATGTTGAAGTACTTGGATATAAGTTATAATAGTATGTTGATGTTTCAGGTTTCACGTGACTGGATCCCTCCGTTCCAACTGAGATCCATTCGTCTCAGTTCTTGCAAGTTGGTAGATCAAGAATTCCCACAATGGCTTCGAACTCAAATGAACCTTGAAGAGTTGGTGATGTCCAATGCTAACATTTCAGGGCCTCTGCCCAGATGGTTACAGAAGATGTCTATTATACGTAGCTTAGATCTTTCTCACAACAAACTCACGTGGAGTTTGAGAAACCTTCCTCTTGCGGTGTATCTTGATAGGCAAGCGACTTTACTTTTACAAGATAACCTTTTCAATGGTAGTATTCCAACTTTAATCTGCAGTAGGCAAGATTTGTCGGTTCTTAATCTTTCTAGAAACAGGTTAACCGACAAACTTCCTAACTGTCTCGGAAATTTGTCCTTGTCTGCATTGCTGATTAGTTCAAACGAGCTCTCTGGTATTGTTCCAGACTCTATAGGCACTAGTGGTGCACTATGGATCAAACCTGATGATAATTACTTCACTGGTGAGCTTCCTAGAGACATATGGAATAGTCACTTTTTACAGGTCTTAGATGTGGGTGAAAATGAATTCTCTGGGGTTCTACCCGATATAACTGGAAATGAATTTTTGAAGGTTGTCAGGCTGCATAATAATAACTTCACAGGGAGTATTCCGGCATCTTGGTGCAATTCTAGCTACCTTCATATTTTGGATGTTGCACGCAACAGCTTAACAGGTCCCATCCCTCGCTGTTTTGGAGAGTTAAGTAGCATGGTTGATGCTAAAATACTGGCTAGCGACGGCATAGATTCTGAATTTGATGCGAGTGTAATCCAGGTCATCAAAGGTTTTGATCTTGaatatacaaaaacattgaaatttGTCACGAACATGGACCTTTCAAGTAATCAGCTTACTGGGGAGATACCTCAAGAACTAACTTCACTTATCTTGTTGATTGGGCTTAACTTGTCACATAATCATCTAAGTGGGAATATTCCGCAAAAAATTGGAAACATGAAGGCCTTAAACTCTCTTGATTTCTCAGCAAATGAGTTGTCTGGAATGATCCCTCCAAGCATTTcagatttaaattttttaagctATTTGAATCTGTCGCACAATAATTTGTCGGGACGAATTCCAACAGGAAACCAGTTGCAGACGTTTACCGATCAACCTTCAATATACACTGGTAACAGAGATCTATGTGGTGCCCCACTGCCAAGGAATTGCTCTAATCCCGATGACCCACCCACCATAATAAGTCAGCCCAACTTCAAGCTAGCGGAGGAGCCTAAGAAGGTATGGTTTTACTTGGACATACTAAGTGGTTTTGCAACCGGATTTTGGGGTATTGTTGTTGTATTGGTGTTCAAAAAGCGATGGAGAAAGAAGCTTTTTATGTTTTCCGAGAGAACCATGGACAAGATATACATTGCAGTTGTGGTGAGAGTTGCCAAGTTGAAGGGAGGAAATGAAGCAAAATAG